Proteins encoded by one window of Tunturibacter psychrotolerans:
- a CDS encoding radical SAM protein, which produces MKKSEVIQAWARILVGRAPSLSIEITKECPLRCPGCYAFDAAHLNGGTRLRDLSDFKGDQLVQRVLDLLDKEKPLHVSLVGGDPLVRYRELELLLPQIEARGIHTQIVTSAFRVIPPEWKRFRKLNIVVSIDGLQPEHDERRKPATYERILKNIQDTRITVHCTVTAQIADRHGYLDQFLQFWSSQPAVVKVWFSLFTPQRGATDPEILSPAQRAATIVELHKLRKKYPVLDMPEIVINEISSPPKSPEECIFARTTMTVSADLSTKITPCQFGGNPDCEQCGCIASMGLAAVGHHRVIGSLTAGHIFLASAKIGRAWKNLQTPAPSIPIIQIKPSPFEIL; this is translated from the coding sequence ATGAAGAAATCGGAAGTCATCCAAGCATGGGCCAGAATTCTCGTCGGTCGGGCCCCGTCATTGTCCATAGAAATTACCAAAGAATGCCCTTTGCGCTGCCCCGGTTGTTACGCTTTCGACGCCGCGCACCTCAACGGAGGTACCCGGCTACGCGACCTCTCTGACTTTAAGGGAGACCAGCTCGTCCAGCGTGTACTTGATCTCCTGGACAAAGAAAAGCCCTTGCACGTCTCGCTCGTCGGCGGCGACCCGCTGGTCCGCTATCGAGAGCTCGAACTCCTCCTGCCGCAGATCGAAGCCCGAGGCATCCACACCCAGATCGTCACCAGCGCCTTCCGCGTCATCCCTCCCGAATGGAAGCGATTCCGAAAGCTCAACATCGTCGTATCCATCGATGGTCTTCAACCAGAGCACGACGAACGCCGCAAACCCGCCACCTACGAGCGCATCCTCAAAAATATCCAGGACACCAGAATCACCGTCCACTGCACCGTCACCGCGCAGATCGCCGATCGCCACGGATACCTCGACCAGTTCCTCCAGTTTTGGAGCAGCCAGCCCGCCGTGGTGAAGGTCTGGTTTAGCTTATTCACTCCGCAGCGGGGTGCCACCGATCCCGAAATTCTCAGCCCAGCACAACGAGCCGCAACCATCGTCGAATTGCACAAGCTTCGAAAGAAGTATCCGGTCCTCGATATGCCGGAAATTGTAATAAATGAAATCTCCTCTCCACCAAAGAGCCCTGAAGAGTGTATCTTCGCTCGAACAACTATGACCGTCTCTGCGGATCTCTCAACCAAGATCACACCCTGCCAGTTTGGCGGCAACCCAGACTGCGAACAGTGTGGCTGCATCGCCTCCATGGGACTGGCTGCGGTCGGCCACCACCGCGTTATTGGCTCGCTCACCGCCGGTCACATCTTCCTGGCCTCCGCCAAAATCGGCAGAGCCTGGAAAAATCTGCAGACTCCCGCGCCTTCCATTCCGATCATCCAAATAAAACCATCTCCATTCGAAATCCTGTGA